A region of Salinibacter sp. 10B DNA encodes the following proteins:
- a CDS encoding haloalkane dehalogenase: MPYRTPAERFEGLPDFPYTPNYVTVEDDLRMHYVDEGDGPPILCLHGAPTWAYLYRHMIPPLSESHRVVVPDFIGFGRSDKLTAVEDYSFELHYNTLRAFIASLDLTDITLVVQDWGGLLGLAYAARHPERIARLVILNTFLPTGEEEKSPAFLQWRRFVERVPDLPIGRVVKQGLADPSSLSDAEEAAYEAPFPTPESKAGAVAWPLLVPMTPDAPGADIMRSTRARLAEWSKPAFVLFAPNDPILGEAHSFFRTLIPTASNQPNILLDDAEHFLQEERGSSIAQHVLAFISRAP, from the coding sequence ATGCCTTACCGTACCCCCGCTGAGCGCTTCGAGGGTCTACCCGACTTTCCGTACACGCCGAACTACGTGACGGTGGAGGACGACCTGCGGATGCACTACGTGGACGAGGGCGACGGCCCCCCGATTCTCTGCCTCCACGGCGCTCCTACCTGGGCGTACCTCTACCGTCACATGATTCCGCCTCTGAGTGAATCCCACCGGGTCGTGGTGCCAGATTTCATCGGGTTCGGGCGCTCGGATAAATTGACGGCGGTGGAGGACTACTCCTTTGAGCTCCACTATAACACCCTTCGAGCGTTCATCGCGTCACTCGACCTCACCGACATTACGCTCGTGGTGCAGGACTGGGGAGGACTTTTGGGCCTTGCCTACGCCGCCCGGCACCCAGAGCGGATCGCGCGGTTGGTCATCCTGAACACCTTCTTGCCGACGGGAGAGGAGGAAAAAAGTCCAGCCTTCCTCCAATGGCGTCGATTCGTCGAGCGTGTACCAGACCTCCCCATCGGGCGAGTCGTGAAACAGGGGCTCGCCGATCCCTCCTCCCTCTCCGACGCGGAGGAGGCCGCCTATGAAGCCCCATTTCCTACTCCCGAATCGAAGGCGGGAGCTGTTGCCTGGCCGCTCCTAGTGCCCATGACGCCGGACGCCCCCGGAGCGGACATCATGCGCAGCACGCGGGCACGATTGGCAGAATGGTCCAAACCCGCCTTCGTGCTTTTTGCGCCCAACGATCCCATTTTGGGTGAGGCCCACTCGTTTTTCCGAACGCTCATTCCGACTGCCTCGAATCAGCCCAACATCCTGCTCGACGACGCCGAGCACTTCCTCCAAGAAGAACGGGGATCATCGATTGCCCAACACGTGCTCGCATTCATCAGCCGAGCCCCCTGA
- a CDS encoding citrate synthase family protein, translating into MPRYLTAEEAADELDIAKNTLYAYVSRGLLRSEPADEGHRARRYRADDVQRLKRRTQQRTDPEAAARTALDWGLPVAESALTLIKDGLFYYRGHDACHLAKTHSLEDVASLLWDTDDRIDINSTSLPAYERPSSDPESTLGQMQALLPQMEDTDDHAYDRSKAGIVRTGSRLMDLLTTLVESNHGTERPGPVAERLGIAWKVKETALPLLNAALVLSADHGLNVTAFAVRCVASSGTTPYGAVSAGLSTVRGRRHTGNTARIAALLQEAGSPEQFRATVRARLRRGDTVPGFGHRLYPDGDPRAQMILEMLQATRPMSTGTAFAEAAQTVGPDLLDRPPAFDFALVALERTLDLPSGAALTLFALGRMVGWTGHMIEQYEEGQVIRPRAQYVGPPPKTGAA; encoded by the coding sequence ATGCCCCGCTACCTTACCGCCGAGGAGGCGGCCGACGAATTAGACATTGCCAAAAACACGCTGTACGCCTATGTGAGCCGAGGACTGCTCCGCTCCGAGCCCGCCGACGAAGGCCATCGCGCCCGCCGCTATCGAGCTGATGACGTGCAACGGCTTAAGCGCCGGACCCAGCAGCGGACTGACCCAGAAGCCGCCGCCCGCACAGCGCTCGACTGGGGCTTGCCGGTGGCAGAGTCGGCCCTCACGCTCATCAAAGACGGGCTCTTCTACTACCGTGGGCATGACGCGTGCCATCTGGCCAAGACGCACTCGCTCGAAGACGTTGCCTCTCTGCTGTGGGACACCGACGACCGTATTGACATCAACTCGACCTCCCTGCCAGCTTACGAACGTCCATCGTCGGATCCTGAATCGACGCTAGGACAGATGCAGGCGCTCCTCCCCCAAATGGAAGACACGGATGATCACGCCTATGATCGATCAAAGGCGGGCATCGTACGCACAGGATCACGCCTGATGGACCTGCTGACCACCCTCGTCGAATCGAACCACGGGACCGAGCGTCCCGGCCCCGTCGCCGAGCGGCTGGGAATAGCGTGGAAGGTTAAGGAAACGGCATTGCCGCTCCTCAACGCTGCCCTCGTCTTGAGTGCCGACCACGGATTGAACGTCACCGCCTTCGCGGTCCGCTGCGTGGCGTCATCGGGCACCACGCCCTACGGCGCCGTGAGTGCGGGCCTCTCCACCGTGCGTGGCCGACGCCATACCGGCAATACGGCCCGCATCGCTGCACTCCTGCAGGAAGCGGGTTCACCCGAACAGTTTCGCGCAACGGTCCGGGCGCGACTGCGGCGAGGCGACACGGTGCCCGGCTTCGGCCATCGCCTCTACCCCGACGGCGATCCGCGCGCTCAGATGATCCTCGAAATGCTGCAGGCGACGCGGCCCATGTCCACAGGCACGGCGTTTGCCGAGGCGGCGCAGACCGTCGGGCCCGACCTGCTCGACCGACCACCGGCCTTCGACTTTGCCCTGGTGGCGCTGGAGCGCACACTCGACCTCCCTTCCGGGGCCGCCCTCACGCTCTTTGCTTTGGGCCGCATGGTGGGCTGGACGGGCCACATGATCGAGCAGTACGAGGAGGGACAGGTGATTCGTCCCCGAGCTCAGTACGTGGGACCGCCCCCCAAGACAGGCGCGGCGTAA
- a CDS encoding aldo/keto reductase: protein MSSIPSRTLAAGDTLPIVGFGTWDLSEADVHDVLPTALDNGYTHVDTAEGYQNEEAIGEVIAEYERDDLFLTSKVLPSHLHYESLLDALARSLERLGTEYLDLYLIHWPNPAISIRNTLRALERAHEQGLIRNVGVSNFSRYQLQFARRIANVPIVANQIEFHPWYVRQDLLDYCQEHDIVVEAAAPLARTTVLEDPVIREIADSHDVMPAQVALRWAVEKDVVVLPKSTNPDHIRANLDLFDWSLDTEDMERIDQLDRQENVYMIDLDDEVYGVPA, encoded by the coding sequence ATGTCTTCCATTCCGAGCCGGACGCTTGCCGCCGGCGACACTCTCCCAATTGTTGGTTTTGGCACCTGGGACCTGTCTGAGGCCGATGTGCACGATGTTCTCCCAACAGCCCTCGACAACGGGTACACTCACGTCGATACGGCCGAGGGATACCAGAACGAGGAGGCCATTGGCGAGGTGATTGCGGAATATGAGCGCGACGACCTCTTCCTCACGTCCAAGGTGCTGCCCTCCCATCTGCACTACGAGTCACTGCTCGATGCGCTTGCACGATCGCTGGAACGCCTCGGCACGGAGTACCTGGACCTCTACCTCATCCACTGGCCGAATCCGGCAATCTCAATCCGTAATACGCTGCGTGCCCTCGAACGCGCCCACGAACAGGGCCTCATTCGAAACGTGGGGGTCAGCAACTTTAGCAGGTACCAGCTTCAATTCGCCCGGCGGATTGCGAACGTTCCCATCGTGGCCAATCAAATTGAATTTCACCCCTGGTACGTCCGGCAAGACCTGCTTGACTACTGTCAGGAGCACGACATCGTAGTGGAGGCGGCTGCTCCGCTCGCCCGAACCACAGTGCTCGAAGATCCGGTCATCAGAGAAATTGCCGACAGTCACGATGTCATGCCCGCTCAGGTGGCCTTGCGGTGGGCTGTGGAGAAGGATGTCGTGGTGCTCCCCAAGTCCACGAACCCTGATCACATCCGTGCCAATCTTGACCTCTTCGACTGGTCGCTCGATACCGAAGACATGGAGCGGATAGACCAGCTCGACCGTCAGGAGAACGTCTACATGATCGACCTGGACGACGAGGTATACGGCGTGCCGGCCTGA
- a CDS encoding efflux RND transporter permease subunit, with the protein MNKVIDWFARNGVAANLLMLLILLGGIGAATTTVQEVFPEFSLDAVQVRVTYPGGSPEEVEQSIVRRIEDRIEGVEGIDRILGTAGENVGLVTAELKRGTDLSRARTDIKSEVDRITAFPVQAEEPIVTEVTNRQQALQIALYGDASERVLKELAQRVKDDLTQDPQISFIQLSGVRDYEISVEMSREALRSYGLTLGRVAQLVREGSLDLPGGNIETAEEEITIRTEGQNYTKTDFEDLVLLSRPDGTTLRLGDVATVQDGFATNSDLITRFNGRPAAILNVFRTGDEQVLQVEETVKTYLDEDLASSLPAGIEAAIWQNQAENLRSRLNLLIENGILGLLLVIVALTLFLAPRLAFWTSVGIFLSFIGTFIVMQFLDVSINLLSLFGFILSIGIVVDDAIVVGENVFTEQENGGNPLDAAIRGTQRVGIPVIFAVLTTVAAFMPLLFIGGTIGKFLGDIPTIVIIVLLLSLVEVLFILPYHLSESPKRDDEASALLVRGLNRVRRRVAAGLWTFVRGPLTDALNFATRRYGVTICGGLALLLISFSFVANGYIGFSFFPSVQGKLVTAQLEMPAGTTPERTENITARLQETGYDAIEELETQAGQNLVQNVYVTVGQQPRATSGPDAAGFTPTQSNVAEVSFEMIDPEERAVTSVQFEERWREKTGQIPSARSLAFTASVVSVGEPVSVEISAPSEERLDRAVTAVRDSLERFGGVFDIQSDRDQGKREIELNLKPAARTLGLTLNDLAQQVRAGFFGVESYRLQRGQNEVRVYARLPDDERNAIADLDEYRIRTPSGADVPLEEVATAAVSYGPTQINRQDGRRVITVTADVNSAVTTGSAVTANLNSSVLPSIQRDIPGMTYQFGGQQRQQRKAQSSLVIGFLLALFAIYALLAIPFRSYLQPLVIMSTIPFAWIGALIGHLALDISLGLLSVFGIVGLSGVIVNDALVMLDFANEQRAKGRSWADALVRAGQMRFRPILLTSLTTFLGLFPIIIEQSVQAQFLIPMAVSLGAGILFGTAVLMLMVPSLAMLQRDATAWVQTTLLGYDEPSIHLGPYASQETE; encoded by the coding sequence ATGAACAAAGTAATCGACTGGTTCGCCCGAAATGGGGTAGCGGCCAACCTCTTGATGCTGCTGATTCTGCTGGGCGGCATTGGCGCGGCCACCACTACGGTACAGGAGGTCTTCCCCGAGTTTAGCCTCGACGCCGTCCAGGTCCGCGTCACGTACCCCGGCGGCTCCCCCGAAGAGGTCGAGCAGTCCATCGTCCGCCGCATCGAGGACCGGATCGAAGGCGTGGAGGGCATCGACCGCATCCTGGGCACCGCGGGCGAGAACGTGGGCCTCGTAACCGCCGAGTTGAAGCGCGGCACCGATCTTTCGCGGGCCCGCACCGACATCAAATCGGAAGTCGACCGCATCACGGCGTTCCCCGTACAGGCCGAGGAGCCGATCGTCACCGAGGTCACCAACCGCCAGCAGGCCCTCCAGATTGCCCTCTACGGCGACGCCAGCGAGCGCGTCTTGAAGGAGCTGGCCCAGCGCGTCAAGGACGATCTCACGCAGGACCCGCAGATCTCCTTCATCCAGCTGAGCGGCGTGCGGGACTACGAGATTTCGGTGGAAATGTCGCGTGAGGCACTCCGCAGCTACGGTCTCACCCTGGGCCGCGTGGCCCAGCTCGTGCGCGAGGGCAGCCTCGACCTCCCCGGCGGCAACATCGAGACGGCCGAGGAGGAGATCACCATCCGCACCGAGGGGCAGAACTACACGAAGACCGACTTTGAGGACCTCGTCTTGCTCTCCCGTCCCGACGGCACCACCCTCCGACTCGGTGACGTGGCGACGGTGCAGGACGGGTTCGCCACCAACTCGGACCTCATCACCCGCTTCAACGGCCGCCCCGCCGCCATTCTCAACGTCTTCCGCACGGGCGACGAGCAGGTCCTCCAGGTGGAAGAGACGGTGAAAACCTATCTCGATGAGGACTTAGCCTCGTCCCTGCCAGCGGGGATCGAAGCGGCCATCTGGCAGAATCAGGCGGAGAATCTGCGCAGCCGGCTCAATCTGCTGATCGAAAACGGGATCCTGGGGCTGCTGCTTGTCATCGTCGCCCTCACGCTCTTCCTCGCTCCCCGCCTCGCGTTTTGGACGTCCGTGGGCATCTTCCTATCGTTCATCGGGACGTTCATCGTGATGCAGTTTCTGGACGTGTCGATCAATCTCCTCTCCCTCTTCGGCTTCATCCTCTCCATCGGCATCGTGGTGGACGACGCGATCGTGGTGGGGGAAAATGTCTTCACGGAGCAGGAGAACGGGGGCAATCCACTAGACGCGGCCATTCGGGGGACGCAGCGCGTGGGGATTCCGGTGATTTTTGCCGTACTCACCACCGTCGCCGCCTTCATGCCCCTCCTCTTCATCGGCGGCACGATCGGCAAATTCCTGGGCGACATCCCGACGATCGTAATTATCGTGCTGCTGCTCTCGCTGGTGGAGGTGCTCTTCATTCTGCCGTACCACCTCTCCGAGAGTCCGAAACGCGATGACGAGGCCTCCGCTCTTCTCGTGCGCGGCCTCAACCGGGTGCGGCGGCGCGTGGCAGCGGGGCTCTGGACGTTCGTCCGCGGCCCGCTCACCGACGCCCTCAACTTTGCCACCCGACGCTACGGCGTCACGATCTGTGGCGGCCTGGCGCTGCTGCTCATCTCGTTCAGCTTCGTCGCGAACGGCTACATCGGCTTCTCCTTCTTTCCCAGTGTGCAGGGCAAGCTGGTGACCGCCCAGCTGGAAATGCCGGCTGGGACCACGCCGGAGCGCACCGAAAATATCACGGCTCGGCTCCAAGAAACGGGCTATGACGCCATTGAGGAGCTGGAGACACAGGCAGGACAGAATCTCGTACAGAACGTGTACGTGACCGTCGGCCAGCAGCCGCGCGCCACGAGCGGCCCCGATGCTGCCGGCTTTACGCCCACGCAGTCGAACGTGGCGGAGGTGAGCTTCGAGATGATCGATCCGGAGGAACGGGCCGTCACGTCCGTGCAGTTTGAAGAGCGGTGGCGGGAGAAGACGGGCCAGATTCCGAGTGCTCGCTCCCTCGCCTTCACCGCGAGCGTCGTGTCGGTGGGCGAGCCCGTATCTGTCGAGATTTCGGCTCCATCCGAAGAGCGGCTGGACCGGGCTGTGACGGCCGTGCGGGATTCGCTGGAGCGCTTCGGGGGCGTGTTCGACATTCAGTCCGACCGCGACCAGGGCAAGCGCGAGATCGAGCTCAACCTGAAGCCTGCCGCTCGTACGCTCGGGCTTACGTTGAACGACCTCGCCCAGCAGGTGCGCGCCGGATTCTTCGGCGTCGAATCGTACCGTCTGCAGCGCGGGCAGAACGAGGTGCGCGTCTACGCCCGCCTCCCCGACGACGAACGCAACGCCATCGCCGACCTGGACGAGTACCGGATCCGTACCCCGTCCGGGGCCGACGTGCCCCTGGAGGAAGTGGCCACGGCGGCGGTCAGCTACGGCCCCACTCAAATCAACCGCCAGGACGGCCGCCGCGTCATCACCGTCACCGCCGACGTCAACTCGGCGGTGACGACCGGCAGTGCCGTTACCGCCAACCTCAACAGCAGCGTGCTGCCCTCCATCCAGCGCGATATTCCGGGCATGACCTACCAGTTCGGCGGACAGCAGCGGCAGCAGCGCAAGGCCCAGAGTTCGCTCGTCATCGGCTTCCTGCTGGCCCTGTTCGCCATCTACGCCCTGCTGGCCATTCCCTTCCGCTCGTACTTGCAGCCGCTCGTCATCATGAGCACCATTCCGTTCGCGTGGATCGGTGCGCTGATCGGACACCTCGCGCTCGACATCTCGCTGGGCCTGCTCAGTGTCTTCGGGATCGTTGGACTCAGTGGGGTCATTGTGAACGACGCCCTCGTGATGCTCGACTTTGCGAATGAGCAGCGCGCAAAGGGACGCAGCTGGGCCGACGCCCTCGTGCGGGCCGGACAGATGCGCTTCCGCCCCATCCTGCTCACCTCGCTCACTACGTTCCTCGGCCTCTTTCCCATCATCATCGAGCAGAGCGTCCAGGCCCAGTTCCTCATCCCGATGGCCGTGAGCCTCGGCGCCGGCATCCTGTTCGGCACCGCCGTGCTCATGCTCATGGTGCCGTCGCTCGCCATGCTCCAGCGCGACGCCACGGCCTGGGTACAAACCACTCTCCTCGGCTACGATGAGCCCTCGATCCACCTCGGGCCGTATGCCTCTCAAGAGACCGAATAA
- a CDS encoding DinB family protein has translation MSTSRTVDDFATLFRYNRWANRRLLDTMQAAETTPERALELFSHVLRTQDHWYGRVQDTEAATLDFWKTESLAACAERLEGSTRRWEAVLDGRATEDLDQMIAYTNSKGTPYQTFLRDILTHIVNHGTHHRAQIALVLRNADIAPPATDYIFFVREE, from the coding sequence ATGTCTACGTCTCGCACCGTCGATGATTTTGCGACGCTCTTTCGGTACAATCGGTGGGCCAACCGCCGGCTGCTCGACACAATGCAGGCGGCCGAAACCACGCCGGAGCGTGCATTGGAGCTGTTCAGTCATGTGCTCCGGACTCAAGATCACTGGTACGGCCGCGTGCAGGACACCGAGGCTGCGACTCTCGACTTTTGGAAGACGGAGTCCCTCGCGGCCTGTGCCGAGCGTTTGGAGGGGAGCACCCGCCGATGGGAAGCGGTGCTGGACGGACGAGCGACGGAGGATCTCGACCAGATGATTGCGTACACGAACTCCAAAGGTACCCCTTACCAAACCTTTCTCCGGGATATCCTCACCCATATCGTAAATCACGGCACGCACCACCGGGCCCAAATTGCGCTCGTGCTCCGGAACGCCGACATTGCTCCCCCGGCCACGGATTATATCTTCTTCGTGCGTGAGGAATGA
- a CDS encoding glycoside hydrolase family 130 protein → MERCLFFLLTSLLASGALFGGVSSVHGQSSPVTVDSTSTPSEWMIGPFQRPEGVNPLFTPDSTSTFYGPIRKRTVRWEAMATFNPAAAVRGDSVVVLYRAEDKTGTMKIGGHTSRLGMATSSDGLHFSRRPTPVFYPKLDEQKQHEWPGGVEDPRLVENEDGTYVLTYTQWDRDQPQLAVATSPDLVHWTKHGPIFPSLDRETKSGAILSRVEGNRLVATKVNGTYWMYWGVPNVYAARSENLIDWTPLRDSTGALKPVLTPRDGHFDSWLVEAGPPAILTDQGIVVLYNAGNDGETGDPNLPDRTYSGGQALYDAENPTALIDRTPQPFIKPERAFERTGQYERGTTFLEGLVFFQDRWFLYYGAADSRVGVATTPPTSAP, encoded by the coding sequence ATGGAGCGCTGTCTCTTTTTTCTTCTCACGAGCCTGCTTGCGAGCGGGGCTCTTTTCGGGGGCGTCTCTTCCGTTCACGGCCAGTCCTCACCCGTGACCGTCGACTCTACGTCGACGCCCTCCGAGTGGATGATCGGGCCGTTTCAGCGCCCAGAGGGTGTGAACCCGCTCTTTACTCCCGACTCCACCTCCACGTTTTATGGTCCGATTCGAAAGCGGACCGTTCGGTGGGAGGCCATGGCGACATTCAATCCGGCCGCCGCCGTTCGAGGAGATTCCGTCGTGGTGCTCTACCGGGCCGAAGACAAAACAGGGACAATGAAAATTGGAGGTCATACGTCCCGGCTCGGAATGGCAACGAGCAGCGACGGCCTCCACTTTTCGCGTCGCCCGACTCCCGTGTTTTATCCGAAGCTGGACGAGCAGAAGCAGCATGAGTGGCCCGGTGGGGTCGAGGATCCTCGTCTCGTTGAGAACGAGGATGGAACCTATGTGCTTACGTACACACAGTGGGACCGGGACCAGCCCCAACTGGCCGTCGCCACCTCTCCGGACCTCGTCCACTGGACAAAGCATGGGCCAATTTTCCCCTCCCTCGACCGTGAGACGAAATCGGGAGCAATCCTCAGTCGTGTCGAGGGTAACCGCCTGGTCGCAACGAAGGTCAACGGCACTTACTGGATGTACTGGGGCGTGCCCAACGTGTACGCCGCCCGGTCAGAAAACCTCATAGACTGGACGCCCCTCCGAGACTCGACGGGAGCCCTGAAGCCAGTGTTGACGCCCCGAGACGGTCACTTCGATTCGTGGCTGGTGGAGGCCGGACCGCCTGCGATCCTGACGGATCAAGGAATTGTCGTACTGTACAACGCAGGCAATGACGGCGAGACTGGAGATCCAAACCTACCGGATCGCACGTACTCGGGGGGACAGGCGCTGTACGACGCCGAGAATCCAACGGCGTTGATCGACCGCACGCCGCAGCCCTTTATCAAGCCCGAACGGGCCTTCGAGCGAACCGGGCAGTACGAGCGGGGCACGACCTTTCTGGAGGGACTTGTGTTTTTCCAGGACCGCTGGTTCCTCTACTATGGAGCCGCCGACTCGCGGGTAGGGGTTGCCACCACTCCTCCAACCTCTGCGCCGTAG
- a CDS encoding efflux RND transporter periplasmic adaptor subunit gives MDFSNYKWYLIGGGLLVGAVAIVVLLRLLAPQPPKEEPPPQSPLVSTVPVDVRSGSLLVRGTGTVRPVREIQLTTQVAGRLVDVSEALVSGGRFEAGEVLAQVDPTDYRNAVQQAEAQVTQAKVQLLQAREQAGAARRDYERIRERTGQAPEPDSTELGRLVFNEPQVAQAEANLESARAALDNAETRLARTTLEVPFNGMVRTKQADLGAYLAPGTPVATVYGTEVVEIVVSLPSSKAALIQNLWSTAARRTSVDLPATVSHTYGGTSFSWDGFVHRVEGAISEQTRTVDVVVRVENPYRLEDNGTVASHMPDESYGTAPPPLAVGTYATVDIQGRQSGTYHVVPRRAVHTRAPDQPPTVWTAVGDSMLVEQPVELIQTVENQTFLAPTLDPNSRIITTDLRVHSDSMRVRVER, from the coding sequence ATGGACTTCAGCAACTACAAGTGGTACCTCATCGGAGGCGGACTCCTCGTGGGGGCCGTCGCTATCGTCGTCTTGCTTCGGCTTTTGGCGCCCCAGCCGCCGAAGGAGGAGCCCCCGCCGCAGTCGCCCCTCGTGTCGACCGTGCCGGTAGACGTGCGCTCCGGGAGCCTGCTCGTGCGGGGCACCGGCACCGTCCGCCCCGTTCGTGAAATTCAGCTCACGACACAGGTGGCCGGGCGGCTCGTCGACGTGTCGGAAGCGCTCGTGAGCGGGGGACGCTTTGAAGCCGGCGAAGTACTGGCCCAAGTCGATCCCACCGACTACCGGAACGCCGTGCAGCAAGCCGAGGCGCAGGTCACGCAGGCAAAGGTACAGCTCCTGCAGGCCCGTGAGCAGGCAGGCGCCGCCCGTCGCGACTACGAGCGCATTCGGGAGCGGACGGGGCAGGCGCCGGAGCCGGACAGCACGGAGCTCGGGCGACTGGTCTTCAACGAGCCGCAGGTGGCCCAGGCCGAGGCCAACCTCGAAAGTGCACGAGCGGCCCTCGACAACGCCGAGACGCGCCTGGCCCGCACGACGCTGGAGGTGCCCTTCAACGGCATGGTGCGCACCAAGCAGGCCGATCTCGGGGCCTACCTTGCCCCCGGCACGCCCGTCGCCACCGTCTACGGCACGGAGGTGGTGGAAATTGTCGTCTCCCTCCCGTCCAGCAAAGCGGCCCTGATCCAAAATCTCTGGTCGACCGCCGCCCGGCGCACGTCCGTGGACCTGCCCGCCACGGTGTCACACACCTACGGTGGCACTTCCTTCTCGTGGGACGGATTCGTTCACCGCGTCGAAGGCGCCATCAGTGAGCAGACGCGAACGGTGGATGTGGTGGTGCGGGTCGAAAATCCGTACCGGTTGGAGGACAACGGGACGGTCGCGTCGCACATGCCGGACGAGTCGTATGGGACGGCGCCTCCGCCGCTGGCCGTGGGCACGTACGCGACGGTCGACATACAAGGACGGCAATCGGGAACGTACCACGTGGTCCCACGCCGGGCCGTTCACACGCGTGCGCCAGACCAGCCCCCGACCGTCTGGACTGCCGTGGGCGACTCGATGCTCGTGGAGCAACCGGTCGAGCTCATTCAAACTGTTGAAAACCAAACGTTTCTGGCCCCAACACTCGATCCGAATAGCCGCATCATCACGACCGACCTGCGCGTCCACTCCGACAGTATGAGAGTTCGGGTTGAGCGTTAG
- a CDS encoding SDR family oxidoreductase → MAVSPETVLITGASSGIGRELARCFARAGSDCILLARTEEALRELAETLESDYGITAHVLPADLSTPGIGSTIIQNLNDRDLSVDVLVNNAGFGVRGRFSDLDPQRQVDMIQVNVTALTDLTRRLLPAMEERNRGGVLNVASTAAFQPGPFMSVYYATKAYVLSFSEGLADELDASNVTVSCLAPGPTRTTFVEKANMNETHLFQWGVPMTPETVAQAGYEGFRAERTLTVPGWPNKIGAAMVRFTPRSIARGIAGWLNR, encoded by the coding sequence ATGGCTGTTTCCCCCGAAACCGTATTGATTACCGGGGCGTCTTCCGGCATCGGACGTGAGCTTGCCCGCTGCTTCGCTCGTGCCGGTAGCGACTGCATCCTACTGGCCCGCACCGAGGAGGCGCTGCGGGAGCTGGCCGAAACGCTCGAATCAGATTACGGCATTACCGCGCATGTACTTCCCGCCGACTTGAGCACTCCCGGCATCGGGTCCACTATCATCCAAAACCTCAACGACCGCGACCTTTCAGTCGACGTGCTCGTCAACAACGCAGGCTTTGGGGTGCGCGGCCGCTTCTCGGATCTTGATCCACAGCGGCAGGTGGACATGATCCAGGTCAACGTGACCGCCCTTACGGACCTTACTCGCCGGTTGCTGCCGGCCATGGAAGAGCGCAATCGCGGCGGCGTGCTGAATGTGGCATCCACTGCAGCCTTTCAGCCGGGCCCGTTCATGAGCGTCTACTACGCAACGAAAGCGTACGTGCTCTCCTTCAGCGAAGGCCTGGCCGACGAACTCGACGCTTCCAACGTGACCGTGTCGTGTCTGGCCCCTGGCCCCACCCGCACTACCTTTGTCGAGAAGGCCAACATGAACGAAACCCACTTATTCCAATGGGGGGTTCCCATGACGCCGGAGACCGTGGCGCAGGCCGGATATGAAGGCTTTCGGGCGGAACGCACACTTACGGTCCCCGGGTGGCCCAACAAGATCGGCGCCGCCATGGTGCGATTTACGCCTCGATCCATTGCCCGAGGCATCGCTGGGTGGCTCAACCGATAG
- a CDS encoding four helix bundle protein, protein MATITRFEELDAWKTGRELCNLVYGLSDDDPFASDFGLRDQIRRAAVSVMSNIAEGFNSRTQKVFLDLLGRARGSAAEVQSQLYLAKDREYISEEEFNKTYNLGDTASRQIHGLIRYLKSRPNASRVQEGRVRYEIDWDQSNP, encoded by the coding sequence ATGGCCACGATTACGCGATTTGAGGAACTGGACGCCTGGAAGACGGGACGAGAACTTTGCAATCTCGTGTATGGTCTATCTGACGACGACCCGTTTGCCAGCGACTTCGGTCTTCGCGATCAGATTCGGCGGGCCGCCGTGTCGGTGATGAGTAACATTGCGGAAGGCTTCAACAGCCGCACCCAAAAGGTTTTCCTTGATCTGCTCGGTCGCGCACGAGGATCCGCCGCGGAGGTGCAATCCCAGTTGTATCTCGCCAAAGATCGGGAGTACATCAGCGAGGAGGAGTTCAACAAGACGTACAATCTCGGCGATACAGCATCCCGGCAGATCCACGGACTCATCCGCTACCTGAAGTCCCGCCCCAATGCATCAAGAGTGCAAGAGGGACGGGTGCGCTATGAAATCGACTGGGACCAATCCAACCCTTAA
- a CDS encoding peptidylprolyl isomerase has protein sequence MADHPQWDAPPEMQIDTDAVYEATIETSKGTIEAELYPEHAPRTVNNFAFLADEGFYDQIGFHRVIEGFMVQGGDPTGTGRGGPGYQFDDEIEGNPLTHETGVLSMANAGPNTNGSQFFITRAPQSHLDGKHTVFGDVVDGQDVVDDIEEGDMIESVTVEKR, from the coding sequence ATGGCCGATCATCCGCAGTGGGATGCGCCTCCCGAGATGCAAATCGATACCGACGCTGTGTACGAGGCGACAATCGAAACGAGCAAAGGCACCATCGAAGCCGAACTCTATCCTGAACACGCCCCCCGGACGGTCAATAACTTTGCGTTCCTCGCTGACGAGGGGTTCTACGATCAAATTGGGTTTCACCGGGTTATTGAGGGCTTCATGGTACAAGGCGGCGATCCCACCGGCACGGGACGCGGCGGCCCGGGCTACCAGTTCGATGATGAGATCGAAGGCAATCCGTTGACTCATGAAACCGGCGTTCTCTCAATGGCCAACGCCGGCCCCAACACGAATGGCAGTCAGTTCTTTATCACTCGCGCCCCGCAGTCGCACCTTGATGGCAAGCACACTGTGTTTGGCGACGTTGTCGATGGACAGGACGTAGTCGACGATATTGAGGAGGGCGATATGATCGAGAGCGTGACGGTAGAGAAGCGGTAG